The nucleotide sequence CAAAGGCATTGTTTGCGGCCTCGCCGCCTTGCGTTTTGCCTGCATCAATAGCCCTGTCAAAATCATCGAGCACCTGTACAAGATCCAAAAGCAGATTGCTGTTTGCATAGTCTATAGCTTCCTGCTTTTCCCTAATCATGCGTTTGCGGTAGTTTTCAAAATCCGCAGCCTTGCGCAAATACTGATCCTGCCAGTCCCTGCATTTAGCTTCAAGCTCTTCTATCCGCTTTTCAGGACTTAACACATCATCATTTTTTTCACACTTGCCGCCGGTAGAACTGTTTTGCTCTGCTTTGTCTTCTTGAGGGTTTTCTTTTGAAGTTTCGCAACCGCATCCGGCTCCTTGTTCATCTTTCACCGCAGACTCATCTTTCGGCTGAAGGTCTTTTTCAAGTTCCTCCTTAGCAGCCTCTTTTTTGTCGGCATGTTTTTCATGATTCTTCTTCATTTGAACTCCAACTATAACTTTATCTTATAAGAAGATACTAATAGAAAAAAAAAGGGTCAAGGGGTTTTATAAAATCATAGTGGAAAATTTGCAAAATATTGCGGTATTAGAGGCTTCCATATATAAAAAACGCCGATTATTCCCGCATAAGAATAACCGGCATTAAAAAGTACAAGGTTTCTTATTTATGCCTGACCCATTTTGCGAATTTGGCTTTAGGGTAAGCTCTGAACGGGGCGTTCTCTCCCCCTAATATATACAAGCAAGGCAAGAATATAGATTAATATCTACTTTTGAGATGGACGCTAGGTATAAAGTTTTTTCAGACGGCTTAAAGCAAAAATCAATAGAAACAGCTAGACTTATGAAAAACAGGGGTTACCCTATTTCCGAAATTTTATTAATAACCGGTGTTCCCGAAACGGAAATTGAGTCCTCAATATGAGAAAATTGTGCTGCTCTAAGGGCTAACTATCGTCATCCATCGTGGAATTTTAATACTTAATTGATTTTCAAAACCGCCCTGTGGGCGGTTTTGAAAAGTTAAATTGATAATATTAATTGGTACAATTCTTCTCTTTCATTTTAGTGAAAACTAATATTACAGCAGAAAGAAGTCTATCAAATTTTTTGTTACGATCAATATTGAAAATATTTTTAAATTCTTCCAAAATATTAGACTCATTAT is from Treponema denticola and encodes:
- a CDS encoding nucleotide exchange factor GrpE codes for the protein MKKNHEKHADKKEAAKEELEKDLQPKDESAVKDEQGAGCGCETSKENPQEDKAEQNSSTGGKCEKNDDVLSPEKRIEELEAKCRDWQDQYLRKAADFENYRKRMIREKQEAIDYANSNLLLDLVQVLDDFDRAIDAGKTQGGEAANNAFVEGVVMIKNQMVSMLSSKYGLSYYPAKGEAFDPNLHEAVSMIQSPDVKEAVVGEELQKGYKLKERVIRHSKVMVLMPAEKQDEKKAEESEAADKKNEN